One genomic window of Halobellus limi includes the following:
- a CDS encoding glycerophosphodiester phosphodiesterase, translated as MRPIAHRGCLAQYPENTLEAFRRSAAAVEMIETDVQRCGSGELVVFHDETLDRVTDVTGEVASTPLSTLKEASVLGTDESIPLLTEAFEAVPSSVGLNLELKGADVAADAVEIAGRYDHEVIVSSFRPDQVADAREAGAAAVAYLLYADADATDEFDTSGALDVADDLDCSYVHPHVHLCLDTDIVERAHARGFGVNAWTAEGRETIAELRDLEVDGAVIDDCGLADECRDG; from the coding sequence GTGCGACCGATCGCCCACCGCGGCTGTCTCGCGCAGTACCCGGAGAACACTCTCGAAGCGTTCCGGCGCTCCGCGGCGGCCGTGGAGATGATCGAGACCGACGTCCAGCGCTGTGGCTCGGGCGAACTGGTCGTCTTCCACGACGAGACGCTCGACCGCGTGACCGACGTCACCGGCGAGGTGGCGTCGACGCCGCTTTCGACGCTCAAGGAGGCCTCCGTCCTCGGCACCGACGAGTCGATCCCGCTCCTGACGGAGGCCTTCGAGGCCGTGCCGTCGAGCGTCGGGCTGAACCTCGAACTGAAGGGAGCGGACGTCGCGGCCGACGCCGTCGAGATCGCCGGTCGGTACGACCACGAGGTGATCGTCTCCTCGTTCCGGCCGGACCAGGTCGCCGACGCGCGCGAGGCCGGGGCGGCGGCGGTCGCGTACCTGCTGTACGCCGACGCCGACGCGACCGACGAGTTCGACACGAGCGGGGCCCTCGACGTCGCCGACGACCTGGACTGCTCGTACGTCCACCCGCACGTACACCTCTGTCTGGACACCGACATCGTCGAGCGGGCTCACGCCAGGGGGTTCGGCGTCAACGCCTGGACCGCCGAGGGGAGAGAGACGATCGCGGAGCTACGCGATCTGGAGGTCGACGGCGCCGTGATCGACGACTGCGGACTCGCGGACGAGTGCCGGGACGGGTAG
- a CDS encoding HVO_2142 family zinc finger protein, which yields MSIQRPSSVDEKWCPDCGEQMSFTGVQPAGYAQFFCEQCRYRRDTFVGQ from the coding sequence ATGTCGATCCAGCGGCCGTCGAGCGTCGACGAGAAGTGGTGTCCCGACTGCGGGGAACAGATGTCGTTCACCGGCGTCCAGCCGGCCGGCTACGCGCAGTTCTTCTGTGAGCAGTGTCGGTACCGGCGGGACACCTTCGTCGGCCAGTAG
- a CDS encoding non-histone chromosomal MC1 family protein yields the protein MVREDGKRNFVMLENGEKTKQFTGRMPRQAALKAARRLEGYDSYESEDEAKADATEIRLLERGTDRVHVYDAWAWRDTAPNDKPGWMQQNEVSTVTRGNVSKQGIEHIEK from the coding sequence ATGGTACGAGAGGACGGTAAACGGAACTTCGTGATGCTCGAGAACGGGGAGAAGACCAAGCAGTTCACCGGCCGGATGCCGCGACAGGCCGCGCTCAAAGCGGCCCGCCGCCTCGAAGGCTACGACTCCTACGAGTCCGAGGACGAGGCGAAGGCGGACGCGACCGAGATCCGCCTGCTCGAACGCGGGACGGACCGGGTACACGTCTACGACGCGTGGGCGTGGCGGGATACGGCGCCCAACGACAAGCCGGGGTGGATGCAGCAGAACGAGGTCTCGACGGTCACGAGAGGAAACGTCTCGAAGCAGGGGATCGAGCACATCGAAAAGTAA
- a CDS encoding quinone-dependent dihydroorotate dehydrogenase: MRAAYRALRPALFSLPAETAHGAVHDGLRAIQHTPVEDVLRDRLAVDDERLAVDAFGTSFANPVGVAAGFDKNAELPAVLGALGFGHVEVGGVTAHAQPGNPRPRMFRLVEDRAIVNRMGLNNEGADAVGERLRTSPDPGIPVGVNVALSEATDAADAPADYRYTYERVADVADYLAVNVSCPNSEGMRELQNRDSLEAILGELVDAGAEPLLVKLSPDLPEPAIEDALAVVDDFGLDGVIATNTTTDRPSALKSPKRAEKGGLSGKPIESEATEMVRFVAERTDVPVIGVGGVSDAAGAYAKIRAGASLVQLYTGLIYEGPTLARDINEGLLELLDRDGFESVEDAVGADL, translated from the coding sequence ATCCGCGCTGCGTACCGCGCCCTCAGGCCCGCGCTCTTTTCGCTGCCCGCGGAGACTGCGCACGGAGCGGTACACGACGGCCTCCGAGCGATCCAGCACACGCCCGTAGAGGACGTCCTTCGGGACCGCCTCGCCGTCGACGACGAGCGACTCGCGGTCGACGCGTTCGGTACCTCGTTCGCGAATCCGGTCGGCGTCGCCGCCGGGTTCGACAAGAACGCCGAACTGCCCGCCGTCCTCGGCGCGCTCGGCTTCGGCCACGTCGAGGTCGGGGGCGTCACCGCGCACGCGCAACCCGGCAACCCCCGCCCGCGGATGTTCCGACTCGTCGAGGACCGCGCCATCGTCAACCGGATGGGGCTCAACAACGAGGGCGCCGACGCCGTCGGCGAGCGGCTCCGGACGAGCCCCGACCCCGGGATCCCCGTCGGCGTCAACGTCGCGCTCTCGGAGGCGACCGACGCCGCCGACGCGCCCGCGGACTACCGCTACACCTACGAGCGGGTCGCCGACGTCGCCGACTACCTCGCGGTCAACGTCTCCTGTCCCAACAGCGAGGGGATGCGCGAACTGCAGAACCGCGACTCCCTGGAGGCGATCCTCGGCGAACTCGTCGACGCCGGCGCGGAACCGCTGCTCGTGAAGCTCTCGCCGGACCTCCCCGAACCGGCGATCGAGGACGCGCTGGCCGTCGTCGACGACTTCGGTCTGGACGGCGTCATCGCCACCAACACGACCACCGACCGGCCGTCGGCGCTGAAGAGCCCCAAGCGAGCCGAGAAGGGCGGCCTCTCCGGCAAGCCGATCGAGAGCGAGGCGACCGAGATGGTCCGCTTCGTCGCCGAGCGGACCGACGTTCCCGTGATCGGCGTCGGCGGCGTCTCCGACGCCGCGGGCGCGTACGCGAAGATCCGCGCGGGGGCGAGCCTCGTCCAACTGTACACCGGACTGATCTACGAGGGGCCGACGCTCGCGCGCGACATCAACGAGGGACTCCTCGAACTGCTCGACCGGGACGGCTTCGAGAGCGTCGAGGACGCGGTCGGCGCGGATCTGTAG
- a CDS encoding nucleotidyltransferase domain-containing protein translates to MPNRKESISIALQYPFPEDRVFRYQAMQDVLDVLIDQPYATYSMSELATLTGANKGTISKAVRLLSELDAVETAQEGRARQVRINRERLTKPDPVLSIPQVEFHQPVQAFLQRLQDELDELVGVVLFGSVARGEADRTSDIDLLVIVDGNKTAARRTVQSVVSDLEDQRFEGDRYTFQPIVESTDSVQRIGDRLRPQFDDGITLVGSDRLSGLRTEVYTDE, encoded by the coding sequence ATGCCTAATAGGAAAGAATCGATCTCGATAGCGTTGCAGTATCCGTTTCCGGAGGACCGGGTATTCCGATACCAGGCGATGCAGGACGTCCTCGACGTTCTCATCGACCAACCGTACGCGACGTATTCGATGAGCGAGCTCGCAACCCTCACGGGAGCGAACAAAGGAACGATCTCGAAGGCGGTCAGACTACTTTCCGAACTTGATGCCGTCGAGACTGCACAGGAGGGACGGGCCCGGCAGGTCCGGATCAACCGCGAACGGCTCACGAAACCGGACCCGGTTCTCTCGATCCCACAGGTCGAGTTTCACCAACCAGTCCAGGCGTTTCTTCAACGACTTCAAGACGAGTTGGATGAGTTAGTCGGGGTCGTCCTGTTCGGAAGCGTCGCTCGGGGGGAGGCGGATCGGACCAGTGACATCGACCTATTGGTGATCGTCGACGGAAACAAAACGGCAGCTCGTCGGACTGTCCAGTCAGTCGTCAGTGATCTCGAAGACCAACGGTTCGAAGGGGACCGATACACGTTCCAGCCGATCGTCGAATCGACGGATAGCGTCCAACGAATTGGTGACCGGCTCCGCCCCCAGTTCGACGATGGGATCACGTTGGTCGGCTCCGACCGGCTCTCCGGGCTCCGGACCGAGGTGTACACCGATGAATGA
- a CDS encoding zinc-dependent alcohol dehydrogenase family protein, with protein MRAAVYHGPRDVRVEDVPEPELDASTDAVVRVTHTAVCGSDLWFYRGDSDREPGSTVGHEPMGIVEAVGDDVRSVEPGDRVLAPFKISCGSCEFCRKGLHTSCVDGDGWGGDNGGAQGEKVRCPHADGTLVRVPDRYADDEDALRSLLPLTDVMGTGHHAAVSAGVEEGADCVVVGDGAVGLCGVLAARRLGAERIVAVGHHEDRLELAAEFGATDVVAARGEEAVERVRQVTNGGANHVLECVGASSSMETAVEVCRPGGTVGYVGVPHGLDGGLDLFSFFGDNVTLRGGVAPVRAYAEELMADVLQGTLDPAPVFTKTVDLENVAEGYRAMDEREAIKVLVEV; from the coding sequence ATGCGCGCAGCAGTCTATCACGGCCCTCGAGACGTTCGCGTCGAAGACGTCCCCGAACCCGAACTCGACGCCTCCACGGACGCCGTCGTCCGCGTGACCCACACCGCGGTCTGCGGGTCAGACCTGTGGTTCTACCGCGGCGACAGCGACCGCGAACCGGGCTCGACGGTCGGTCACGAGCCGATGGGCATCGTCGAGGCCGTCGGCGACGACGTCCGCTCCGTGGAACCGGGCGACCGCGTGCTCGCGCCGTTCAAGATCAGCTGCGGCTCCTGTGAGTTCTGTCGGAAGGGCCTGCACACCTCCTGCGTCGACGGCGACGGGTGGGGCGGCGACAACGGGGGCGCACAGGGCGAGAAGGTCCGCTGTCCGCACGCCGACGGGACGCTCGTCCGCGTCCCCGATCGGTACGCCGACGACGAGGACGCCCTCCGTTCGCTTCTGCCCCTCACCGACGTGATGGGGACGGGCCACCACGCGGCGGTGAGCGCCGGCGTCGAGGAAGGGGCCGACTGCGTCGTCGTCGGCGACGGGGCGGTCGGGCTCTGTGGCGTGCTCGCCGCGCGCCGCCTCGGCGCGGAACGCATCGTCGCCGTCGGCCACCACGAGGACCGACTCGAACTGGCCGCGGAGTTCGGCGCGACCGACGTCGTCGCCGCCCGCGGCGAGGAGGCTGTCGAGCGGGTCCGTCAGGTGACGAACGGGGGCGCGAATCACGTCTTAGAGTGCGTCGGCGCGTCGTCGTCGATGGAGACCGCCGTCGAGGTGTGCCGGCCCGGCGGCACCGTCGGCTACGTCGGCGTTCCCCACGGCCTCGACGGCGGTCTGGACCTCTTCTCCTTCTTCGGCGACAACGTGACGCTCCGCGGCGGGGTCGCACCCGTGCGCGCCTACGCGGAGGAGTTGATGGCGGACGTCCTGCAGGGGACGCTCGACCCCGCGCCGGTCTTCACGAAGACCGTGGATCTAGAGAACGTCGCCGAGGGCTACCGCGCGATGGACGAGCGCGAGGCGATCAAGGTGCTCGTCGAGGTCTGA
- a CDS encoding carbohydrate ABC transporter permease, translating into MGLPLLLALIMSTQSTTEVYQITNVGIGSQGLSNYGTVLGEYNFTQYMINSVVMSVIIVVGKVTLSLFAALALVYYRFPYERAVFMFILLTLLLPVPVRIVPLFDLMARLGWGNTLMAITGPYIASATAVFLFRQHFMSIPASLVENAHLDGVGPLTFLWKVLIPMSKGMIAGVSVITFIYAWNQYLWPLIIMTDQSKQVVQVGLRFLQAASQSGLTRWGIIMAGAVIALLPPLAVLIVMHRPLLETLAIQQK; encoded by the coding sequence TCACCAACGTCGGGATCGGGAGCCAGGGGCTCTCGAACTACGGGACGGTGCTCGGCGAGTACAACTTCACGCAGTATATGATCAACTCGGTCGTGATGTCGGTGATCATCGTCGTCGGGAAGGTGACGCTGTCGCTCTTCGCGGCGCTGGCGCTCGTCTACTACCGGTTCCCCTACGAGCGCGCCGTGTTCATGTTCATCCTGCTCACGCTCCTGTTGCCCGTCCCGGTCCGGATCGTGCCGCTTTTCGATCTGATGGCGCGACTCGGTTGGGGGAACACGCTGATGGCGATCACCGGGCCGTACATCGCGAGCGCGACGGCGGTGTTCCTGTTCCGACAGCACTTCATGTCGATTCCCGCCTCGCTGGTCGAGAACGCCCACCTCGACGGCGTCGGGCCGTTGACGTTCCTCTGGAAGGTGCTGATCCCGATGTCGAAGGGGATGATCGCCGGCGTGTCGGTGATCACCTTCATCTACGCGTGGAACCAGTACCTCTGGCCGCTCATCATTATGACCGATCAGAGCAAGCAGGTGGTGCAGGTCGGACTCCGGTTCCTTCAGGCGGCCTCGCAGTCGGGGCTCACCCGGTGGGGGATCATCATGGCCGGCGCGGTGATCGCGCTCTTGCCGCCGCTTGCCGTGCTCATCGTGATGCACCGACCGCTTCTCGAAACGCTCGCGATCCAACAGAAGTGA
- a CDS encoding ABC transporter ATP-binding protein, producing the protein MSDIHIDGLTKEFDDVTAVDDISFDVESGEFLVLVGPSGCGKSTTLRMIAGLESITNGELRIGERRVNELAPKERNIAMVFQNYALYPHMTSAENMKFGMKSVSDYTSEEIDERVRKAADILDIPELLDRKPSELSGGERQRVAIGRAIVREPDVFLLDEPLSNLDAKLRVQMRAELLQLHRELDATTLYVTHDQTEAMTLGDRVAVLNDGQIEQVDPPQMLYDFPDTRFVAEFIGSPAMNIVPVDLTFGDDAAAHHEHFELPLPNPELFTKRPDSAYFGVRPEDISLAENVAGGAETFEAEVSVTEPLGESLLIHCYIGDDELHVKAEARTELAAGDTVELCVDDERLHVFDDAGDAIYHSSPRGETTVSDAAETQVGK; encoded by the coding sequence ATGTCTGACATTCACATCGACGGTCTCACGAAAGAGTTCGACGACGTAACGGCGGTCGACGACATCTCCTTCGACGTCGAGAGCGGGGAGTTCCTCGTGCTCGTCGGTCCGTCCGGGTGCGGCAAGTCGACCACGCTCCGGATGATCGCCGGACTCGAAAGCATCACCAACGGTGAACTCCGCATCGGCGAGCGCCGCGTGAACGAACTGGCACCGAAAGAGCGCAACATCGCGATGGTGTTCCAGAACTACGCGCTCTATCCGCACATGACGAGCGCGGAGAACATGAAGTTCGGGATGAAGTCCGTCAGCGACTACACGAGCGAGGAGATCGACGAACGCGTCAGGAAAGCCGCCGACATCCTCGACATCCCGGAGCTACTCGACCGCAAGCCCAGCGAGCTGTCCGGCGGCGAGCGACAGCGGGTCGCGATCGGGCGGGCGATCGTCCGCGAACCCGACGTGTTCCTCCTGGACGAGCCGCTGAGCAACCTCGACGCGAAGCTGCGGGTACAGATGCGCGCGGAGCTCTTGCAACTCCACCGAGAGCTCGACGCCACGACGCTGTACGTGACCCACGATCAGACCGAAGCGATGACGCTCGGCGATCGAGTGGCAGTCCTGAACGACGGGCAGATCGAGCAGGTGGATCCGCCGCAGATGCTCTATGACTTCCCCGATACGCGGTTCGTCGCGGAGTTCATCGGCAGTCCCGCGATGAACATCGTGCCGGTCGACCTCACGTTCGGAGACGACGCCGCCGCACACCACGAGCACTTCGAGCTACCGCTGCCGAATCCGGAGCTCTTCACCAAGCGGCCGGACTCGGCGTACTTCGGCGTCCGTCCCGAAGACATCTCGCTCGCGGAAAACGTCGCGGGCGGCGCCGAGACGTTCGAGGCCGAGGTGAGCGTCACCGAACCGCTCGGCGAGTCGCTTTTGATCCACTGTTACATCGGCGACGACGAACTCCACGTGAAAGCGGAAGCGCGGACCGAACTCGCCGCCGGCGACACCGTCGAACTCTGCGTCGACGACGAGCGACTGCACGTGTTCGACGACGCCGGCGACGCGATCTATCACTCCTCGCCGCGTGGAGAGACGACGGTGTCAGACGCCGCCGAGACGCAGGTCGGTAAATGA
- a CDS encoding two-component system sensor histidine kinase NtrB: MNSHSLPAGSEEFYRTLVESAAEGMLTIDAESTIVYANPAVEDILGYAPEELVGSSKMKIIPERLRPVHAAALDTYVRTGERSIDWEGIELPALHKDGHEVPTLISLREHTHDGDRYFTGIIRDVTERRRREDELRDQKERLDEFADILAHDIRNPLSVARGYTELAREREQSPELAQVEEALDRIDRLVDDVLALSREGRFIGETGPVDLETSLRAAWGNVETGRATLEVEPGLGVVVADGSRLAELFENLFRNAVEHGTADPEGVGSHSLTVNAGRLPEGEGFYVADDGDGIPEAEREAIFERGYSTRESGTGYGLSIVRQLAEAHGWTIGAAESDGSGARFEIRDVAFEG, translated from the coding sequence ATGAACTCGCATTCGCTCCCGGCGGGCTCCGAGGAGTTCTACCGGACGCTCGTCGAGAGCGCCGCGGAGGGAATGCTCACGATCGACGCCGAGAGCACGATCGTCTACGCGAACCCCGCAGTCGAGGACATCCTCGGATACGCGCCCGAAGAGCTGGTCGGCAGCTCGAAGATGAAGATCATCCCCGAGCGCCTCCGGCCGGTCCACGCCGCAGCGCTCGACACCTACGTCCGGACCGGCGAGCGGAGCATCGATTGGGAGGGCATCGAACTGCCCGCGCTGCACAAGGACGGTCACGAGGTCCCGACGCTCATCAGCCTCCGCGAACACACGCACGACGGCGACCGGTACTTCACGGGGATCATCAGAGACGTCACGGAGCGTCGGCGGCGCGAGGACGAACTCCGTGACCAGAAGGAACGGCTCGACGAGTTCGCCGACATCCTCGCTCACGACATCCGAAACCCCCTTTCGGTGGCGCGGGGGTACACTGAACTCGCCAGAGAACGCGAACAGAGCCCGGAGCTGGCCCAGGTCGAGGAGGCGCTCGATCGGATCGATCGCCTCGTCGACGACGTGCTGGCGCTCTCCAGGGAGGGACGGTTCATCGGCGAGACCGGGCCGGTCGACCTCGAAACGAGCCTCAGAGCGGCGTGGGGGAACGTCGAAACCGGTCGGGCGACCCTCGAAGTCGAACCGGGGCTCGGCGTGGTCGTCGCCGACGGGAGCCGACTCGCAGAACTGTTCGAGAACCTCTTTCGGAACGCCGTCGAACACGGAACCGCCGATCCGGAAGGAGTCGGGTCCCACTCACTCACTGTGAACGCCGGCCGACTGCCGGAGGGCGAGGGGTTCTACGTCGCAGACGACGGCGACGGGATCCCCGAAGCCGAACGGGAAGCGATCTTCGAACGCGGGTACTCGACTCGGGAGTCCGGAACCGGCTACGGGCTCTCGATCGTCAGGCAACTCGCCGAAGCCCACGGCTGGACGATCGGAGCGGCCGAAAGCGACGGCAGCGGCGCCAGATTCGAGATCCGAGACGTCGCTTTCGAGGGGTGA
- a CDS encoding MgtC/SapB family protein produces the protein MLQFGPETVPINADVLNLFVAGALGMLLGLEREWSNKSAGIRTFTLTSLVGVAAATLGQTVLLALGGLLVLVQGILLGARGLLIDARDLDVDGGGLALTTSTSLLVAYVVGVLVGMDYLLVGVVIAITSSFLLVLRRELHQFANQLSHQEVRGAAEFAIIAFVVYPLLPTGTYGPWDAIDPQLIWLLVIAVSAIGFVNYAIMQRYGSRGMLITGFFGGLVNSTAVIGEIANRAKTNVGILDLAVATILVADAAMAVRNLIIVVAFVPQSAFSVGLPLGLIAVGGVALTGYERNWTGDMELDLDSPFSSTNALTFGGLFLLVLVVTAGAQQMFGTAGFLLTSFLSGLLSSGTTTTTAVSLASTGQVTPAVAAQGVLAGTLASIFVKVWLAVGINRNLLVPVTARSAYLALLGLVGVAAVQIL, from the coding sequence ATGCTGCAGTTCGGCCCGGAGACCGTCCCGATCAACGCGGACGTCCTCAACCTCTTCGTCGCGGGAGCGCTGGGGATGCTGCTCGGACTCGAGCGGGAGTGGTCGAACAAGTCCGCGGGGATTCGGACGTTCACGCTCACCAGTCTGGTCGGCGTCGCGGCCGCGACGCTCGGACAGACGGTCCTGCTGGCCCTCGGTGGACTGTTAGTGCTCGTCCAGGGCATCCTGCTCGGCGCTCGCGGGCTCCTCATCGACGCTCGCGACCTCGACGTGGACGGCGGCGGGCTCGCGCTGACGACGTCGACCTCGTTGCTCGTCGCCTACGTCGTCGGCGTGCTCGTCGGGATGGACTACCTCCTGGTCGGCGTCGTCATCGCGATCACGTCGTCGTTCCTGTTGGTGCTGCGCCGGGAGCTCCACCAGTTCGCGAACCAGCTCTCACACCAGGAGGTGCGCGGGGCCGCCGAGTTCGCGATCATCGCCTTCGTCGTCTACCCGCTCTTGCCCACCGGCACTTACGGCCCCTGGGACGCCATCGACCCGCAGCTCATCTGGCTCCTGGTGATCGCAGTCAGCGCCATCGGGTTCGTGAACTACGCGATCATGCAGCGGTACGGGAGCCGCGGGATGCTCATCACGGGCTTCTTCGGCGGTCTCGTCAACTCGACGGCCGTCATCGGCGAGATCGCGAACCGGGCGAAGACCAACGTCGGCATCCTCGATCTCGCGGTGGCGACCATCCTCGTCGCCGACGCCGCGATGGCCGTTCGGAACCTCATCATCGTCGTCGCCTTCGTCCCGCAGTCCGCGTTCAGCGTCGGCCTCCCGCTCGGGCTGATCGCCGTCGGCGGCGTCGCGCTGACCGGCTACGAGCGCAACTGGACCGGCGATATGGAGCTCGATCTCGACTCCCCGTTCAGCAGCACGAACGCGCTGACGTTCGGCGGGCTGTTCCTCCTCGTGCTCGTGGTCACGGCGGGGGCCCAGCAGATGTTCGGTACCGCCGGCTTCCTTCTCACCAGCTTCCTCAGCGGACTCCTCTCCAGCGGCACGACCACGACGACGGCGGTCTCGCTCGCGAGCACCGGCCAAGTCACGCCGGCGGTCGCCGCCCAGGGCGTCCTGGCCGGCACGCTCGCGAGCATCTTCGTCAAAGTCTGGCTCGCGGTCGGCATCAACCGGAACCTGCTCGTCCCCGTCACCGCCCGCTCGGCGTACCTCGCGCTGCTCGGTCTCGTCGGCGTCGCCGCCGTCCAGATCCTGTGA
- a CDS encoding DUF7260 family protein → MPDVDAAVSELTSARRIARDERRRTERQRRGFERFRRTVAETETVDIGGVGVATGASSTTGPSSVGWTASASTATDGCRRVRAAFEESVLPHVDDASGGVHAAIAAELSGEVAVALAAEGGGNRFTDPLRRAVLDCVDQRLAESRVMLRVLERELSSLDDAIEVVKRVAASLPSVDKSDRLLCADAELWARRRRTTALEADLDEAIQERQSTLDTVTASDVKAGIGHDAVVEYLFGDRETTYPALDGLARTVRECRRRRDVLDAALAEESE, encoded by the coding sequence GTGCCGGACGTCGACGCGGCCGTTTCGGAACTGACCTCGGCTCGTCGAATCGCTCGCGACGAGCGCCGGCGAACCGAGCGCCAACGGCGCGGCTTCGAGAGATTCCGTCGCACGGTGGCCGAGACGGAGACGGTCGATATCGGTGGTGTCGGCGTGGCGACCGGGGCCTCCTCGACGACCGGGCCCTCCTCCGTCGGGTGGACGGCGAGCGCGTCGACGGCCACCGACGGGTGCCGCCGGGTTCGCGCGGCCTTCGAGGAGTCGGTGTTGCCGCACGTCGACGACGCTTCCGGCGGCGTGCACGCCGCCATCGCCGCGGAGTTGAGCGGGGAGGTCGCCGTCGCGCTCGCCGCCGAGGGCGGGGGCAACCGATTCACCGACCCCCTCCGGCGGGCGGTCCTCGACTGCGTCGACCAGCGTCTCGCCGAGAGCCGGGTGATGCTCCGCGTGCTGGAACGAGAGCTGTCGTCGCTCGACGACGCGATCGAGGTGGTAAAACGGGTCGCGGCCTCGCTCCCGTCGGTCGACAAGTCCGACCGCCTGCTGTGTGCGGACGCGGAACTGTGGGCGCGTCGCCGTCGGACGACCGCGCTGGAGGCCGATCTGGACGAGGCGATCCAGGAGCGACAGTCGACTCTCGACACCGTGACGGCCTCGGACGTGAAGGCGGGCATCGGTCACGACGCGGTCGTCGAGTACCTCTTCGGCGACCGCGAGACGACCTACCCCGCGCTCGACGGACTCGCCCGGACCGTCCGCGAGTGTCGGCGGCGGCGCGACGTTCTCGACGCGGCGCTCGCCGAGGAGTCGGAGTAG
- a CDS encoding DUF7542 family protein: MGEKRATVACPECGQQETFDRLARARTFIETHRSETGHEATWELHRLSPGVERAGDDAGVCGRPACTTESSPLYLGDGTDLGDDTDTDD, encoded by the coding sequence ATGGGCGAGAAACGTGCGACCGTGGCCTGCCCCGAGTGCGGACAGCAGGAGACGTTCGACAGGCTCGCGCGGGCGCGGACGTTCATCGAGACGCACCGCTCGGAGACGGGCCACGAGGCGACGTGGGAGTTACACCGGCTCTCGCCGGGCGTCGAACGCGCCGGGGACGACGCCGGCGTCTGCGGTCGCCCGGCGTGTACGACCGAGAGTTCGCCGCTGTATCTCGGCGACGGGACGGATCTCGGCGACGATACGGACACCGACGACTGA
- a CDS encoding VOC family protein produces MSDDTPVTAERPDSPFQTTGTDHITIWGSNEEDTLAFYRDLLGMPLVLRQPNLDDPSQTHLFFDTGDGRILTVFVGDRASNRGPQRGGTGSVHHLCFSIAPEDFEDVAAALDDDGRNYNVFDRGIFFSLYTQDNNGLVIELSTDKYDIPDDRRGEVLAKAQELRVEDGAEYAKDEHLAAALEALGLDADPYDLPDAASGVGGVE; encoded by the coding sequence ATGAGCGACGACACACCAGTCACCGCGGAGCGACCGGACAGTCCGTTTCAGACGACCGGAACCGACCACATCACCATCTGGGGGAGTAACGAGGAGGACACTCTCGCGTTCTACCGCGATCTGCTCGGAATGCCCCTGGTGCTCAGGCAACCGAACCTCGACGACCCCTCCCAGACGCACCTGTTCTTCGACACCGGCGACGGCCGCATCCTGACGGTGTTCGTCGGCGATCGGGCCTCGAACCGCGGTCCACAGCGCGGCGGTACCGGGTCCGTCCACCACCTCTGTTTCAGCATCGCCCCCGAGGACTTCGAGGACGTCGCCGCGGCGCTCGACGACGACGGCCGCAACTACAACGTCTTCGACCGCGGCATCTTCTTTTCGCTCTACACGCAGGACAACAACGGCCTCGTGATCGAACTGTCGACCGATAAGTACGACATCCCCGACGACCGCCGCGGCGAGGTGCTCGCGAAGGCCCAGGAACTGCGCGTCGAGGACGGCGCGGAGTACGCGAAAGACGAACACCTCGCGGCCGCGCTCGAAGCGCTCGGCCTCGACGCCGACCCCTACGACCTCCCCGACGCGGCCTCGGGCGTCGGCGGCGTGGAGTAG